A region from the Nitrospiraceae bacterium genome encodes:
- a CDS encoding cysteine hydrolase, producing the protein MALPNPGMDMIPDQTALVITDPQNDFLSPKGVAWSVVGESVMENNTVEHLDTLFRIAKETGIQVFVSPHYYYPSDHGWQFEGALEAVMHGINMFDRVDPLSLENFTGSGADWLDRFKPYIADGQTIVVSPHKVYGPETNDLVLQLRKRKFNKVILAGMSSNLCVESHMRELMEQGFEVAVVKDATAGAKVPEGDGYKSALVNFRMIANTVLTAEEVVNHLQGTVAAV; encoded by the coding sequence ATGGCACTTCCCAATCCAGGCATGGACATGATTCCCGATCAGACGGCTTTAGTCATTACCGACCCACAGAATGATTTTTTAAGCCCTAAAGGCGTGGCGTGGAGCGTCGTCGGTGAAAGCGTGATGGAGAACAACACGGTGGAACATCTCGACACACTCTTTCGAATTGCAAAGGAGACGGGTATCCAGGTGTTTGTTTCGCCCCACTATTATTATCCTTCAGACCACGGATGGCAGTTTGAAGGCGCATTGGAAGCGGTGATGCACGGTATCAACATGTTCGATCGTGTCGATCCGTTAAGTTTGGAGAATTTTACAGGCTCTGGTGCGGATTGGCTCGACCGGTTCAAGCCATACATTGCTGACGGTCAGACCATCGTTGTGAGCCCGCATAAAGTCTACGGTCCTGAAACGAATGATCTGGTTTTGCAATTGCGCAAGCGGAAATTCAACAAAGTTATTCTCGCCGGCATGTCCTCGAATCTCTGCGTAGAATCCCACATGCGGGAGTTGATGGAGCAGGGCTTTGAAGTGGCTGTGGTCAAGGATGCGACGGCAGGTGCCAAGGTACCTGAAGGCGATGGCTACAAAAGCGCGTTGGTCAATTTCAGAATGATTGCCAATACGGTGTTAACTGCCGAAGAGGTCGTCAACCATCTGCAAGGCACAGTGGCAGCCGTGTAG
- a CDS encoding alpha/beta hydrolase: protein MLGMGAMASKSENPQPPTPQPTSVEINHPTLHKTVNVNGLEIFYREAGPNDAPTILLLHGFPTSSHMFRNLIPQLSDRFHVVAPDYPGFGNSSMPTIDQFTYSFDNLAKVMEQFTQEVGLKTYSLYMMDYGAPVGFRLAVSHPERINSLIIQNGNAYEEGLREFWKPFRAYWKDRTPENARALKGFLNLPATKWQYTHGVRDPEAISPDNWLVDQYLLDRAGNNDIQLQLFDSYGSNPPLYPKWQAYLREHQPPTLIVWGKNDQIFPAEGAFPYKRDVKNLEFHLLDTGHFALEEDGPVIATHIRHFLDTRVVSGQSDHVKENPS, encoded by the coding sequence ATGTTGGGTATGGGGGCGATGGCCTCAAAGTCGGAAAATCCGCAACCGCCTACCCCTCAACCCACGTCCGTGGAGATCAATCATCCGACTCTCCATAAAACAGTGAACGTCAACGGACTGGAAATCTTTTATCGCGAGGCGGGCCCAAATGATGCGCCGACCATACTTTTGCTACATGGATTCCCGACCTCGTCCCATATGTTCCGCAATCTGATCCCGCAATTATCAGACCGGTTTCATGTGGTGGCTCCGGATTATCCGGGTTTCGGGAACAGTTCCATGCCGACAATCGATCAGTTTACCTACAGCTTTGATAATCTTGCGAAGGTCATGGAGCAGTTCACCCAAGAAGTGGGCTTGAAAACGTATAGCCTCTACATGATGGATTATGGGGCGCCGGTAGGGTTCCGGCTGGCAGTGAGTCACCCAGAGCGGATCAACTCTCTCATAATTCAGAATGGGAATGCCTATGAGGAGGGCTTGCGCGAGTTTTGGAAACCGTTTCGGGCGTATTGGAAGGATCGTACGCCGGAAAATGCCAGGGCCCTCAAAGGTTTTCTGAATCTGCCGGCAACCAAATGGCAGTATACCCATGGAGTGAGAGATCCGGAAGCCATCAGTCCCGATAATTGGCTGGTGGACCAATATCTGTTGGACCGGGCAGGCAATAACGACATTCAGTTGCAGTTATTCGATAGTTACGGCTCGAATCCACCGTTGTATCCCAAATGGCAGGCGTATCTGCGTGAACATCAACCACCCACATTGATTGTGTGGGGAAAGAACGATCAGATCTTTCCTGCCGAAGGCGCATTTCCATACAAACGGGATGTGAAAAATTTGGAATTTCATCTGCTGGACACAGGGCACTTTGCCCTTGAAGAGGACGGACCGGTTATTGCCACTCACATTCGCCATTTTCTGGATACGCGGGTTGTTTCGGGACAATCCGATCATGTGAAGGAGAATCCATCATGA
- a CDS encoding pyridoxamine 5'-phosphate oxidase family protein, with protein MTQLTSDIAFTPSVKAVQERLGSRQHYTRMEEGEGWSDTITPELADFICERDSFYFATASGAGRPYIQHRGGPKGFLRVLDDRTLAFADFRGNRQYISLGNLAENPQAFLFLMDYATQTRIKLWGTAEVIEDAQDLLKQLTDTPYKGKPERVIRFHVEAWDANCRQHIPVKYSQEEVERLLLPLKNRIVALENEIEILNRQLRVSA; from the coding sequence ATGACACAACTCACCAGCGACATTGCTTTCACTCCATCAGTCAAAGCCGTGCAGGAGCGACTCGGGTCACGACAGCATTATACGCGAATGGAAGAAGGGGAGGGATGGTCGGACACCATTACACCGGAGCTTGCGGACTTTATCTGTGAGCGGGACTCCTTCTATTTTGCCACCGCGAGTGGGGCAGGAAGGCCCTATATTCAGCATCGAGGCGGCCCCAAGGGTTTTCTCAGGGTGCTGGATGACCGGACTCTCGCCTTCGCCGATTTCAGAGGCAATCGCCAATATATTTCATTAGGAAATCTGGCCGAAAATCCTCAGGCCTTTTTGTTCCTGATGGATTACGCGACCCAAACGCGAATCAAGTTGTGGGGAACGGCAGAGGTCATTGAAGATGCTCAGGACTTGCTCAAACAACTCACCGATACACCATACAAGGGAAAGCCCGAACGGGTTATTCGGTTTCATGTGGAAGCCTGGGATGCTAACTGTCGACAACACATTCCCGTTAAATATTCACAAGAGGAGGTCGAGCGCCTTTTGTTGCCCCTTAAGAACCGGATCGTTGCCCTGGAAAACGAAATTGAGATATTAAACAGACAATTACGGGTGTCCGCGTAA
- a CDS encoding DUF5069 domain-containing protein: MNHESEQWEEIFRTLFERKVAAYKNGERRVDRMFTKKEDDFLRSIGATPQEVFDFVEDWCDAGEPDPETALAITRIRRDFFLNDQQGQYSKMVKITDLFPPREAKLAGLEWFPRIIEKARAKLYGELPPDLMYSCGADRRFLRKVNVNPVEFLQMVREADDDVDRIVKFVTERSKT; the protein is encoded by the coding sequence ATGAATCATGAATCTGAACAGTGGGAAGAGATATTCCGGACCCTCTTCGAACGCAAGGTCGCAGCCTATAAAAACGGGGAGCGTCGGGTGGATAGGATGTTTACGAAAAAAGAGGATGATTTTCTCCGATCGATCGGGGCCACGCCTCAGGAAGTTTTTGACTTTGTGGAGGACTGGTGCGATGCCGGAGAACCCGATCCGGAAACCGCTCTCGCTATCACCAGGATAAGACGGGACTTTTTTTTGAATGATCAACAGGGGCAGTATTCAAAAATGGTGAAAATCACTGATCTGTTTCCGCCAAGGGAGGCGAAGCTGGCCGGCTTGGAATGGTTTCCCCGCATTATCGAAAAAGCCAGAGCCAAACTTTATGGAGAGTTACCGCCCGATCTGATGTATAGTTGCGGTGCGGATCGTCGATTTCTGAGAAAGGTCAACGTCAACCCCGTTGAATTTCTCCAAATGGTCAGGGAGGCGGATGACGACGTGGACCGCATTGTGAAATTTGTGACGGAACGATCAAAAACCTGA
- a CDS encoding zinc-dependent alcohol dehydrogenase family protein — protein MPRIVRFHQTGGPDVLKIEDLPLAEPGKGEVRMKVEAIGLNRAEVMLRKGQYLETPQLPSRIGYEAAGIIDAVGPNVTDLRVGDRVSTIPSFPMSQYGVYGESAIVPASAAAPYPDNLSAIEGAAIWMQYMTAYGALIEYGNLKTGDTVLITAASSSVGLAAIQIVKATGGVAIATTRGADKKAFLLEAGADHVIVTDAEDLVERGMALTSGNGARLVFDPVAGPLLEQLAAVTAPGGIIFEYGALAPHPTPFPLFPALAKGLTIRGYTLFEIVKNPEMLKRGKGYIYQGLESGALKPIIDRTFPLAEIAEAHRYMVSNQQKGKIVVTV, from the coding sequence ATGCCAAGGATCGTGCGCTTTCATCAAACAGGCGGACCTGACGTTCTGAAGATAGAGGACTTACCTTTGGCCGAACCGGGTAAGGGAGAAGTTCGCATGAAGGTGGAGGCAATCGGCCTAAACCGCGCCGAAGTCATGCTGAGAAAAGGCCAATATCTGGAGACTCCCCAACTGCCCTCTCGGATAGGCTATGAAGCGGCAGGAATCATTGATGCCGTCGGTCCTAATGTCACAGACCTCCGGGTCGGGGACCGGGTGAGTACGATTCCGTCTTTCCCCATGAGCCAATATGGGGTCTATGGTGAGAGTGCCATCGTCCCGGCCTCTGCGGCCGCTCCTTATCCCGACAACCTCTCCGCCATTGAAGGTGCCGCCATCTGGATGCAATACATGACGGCGTATGGTGCGCTCATTGAATACGGAAACCTGAAAACAGGCGACACGGTTTTGATTACGGCCGCCAGCAGCAGCGTGGGATTGGCGGCCATTCAAATCGTCAAAGCCACCGGAGGAGTCGCGATTGCTACGACTCGTGGCGCCGATAAAAAAGCCTTTCTCCTTGAAGCGGGAGCCGATCATGTGATCGTGACTGATGCGGAAGATCTTGTGGAAAGAGGGATGGCGCTCACATCCGGAAATGGCGCACGCCTGGTGTTTGATCCGGTTGCGGGTCCGTTGTTGGAACAACTTGCCGCCGTCACCGCACCTGGCGGGATCATCTTTGAATATGGGGCATTGGCTCCACACCCAACCCCATTTCCTTTGTTCCCAGCCCTGGCAAAAGGGTTAACCATACGAGGGTATACGCTGTTTGAGATTGTCAAAAATCCGGAAATGCTGAAGCGAGGGAAAGGGTATATTTATCAGGGATTAGAATCGGGCGCTTTGAAACCGATCATCGATCGCACGTTCCCTTTGGCCGAAATTGCGGAAGCACATCGCTACATGGTCTCCAACCAGCAAAAAGGCAAAATCGTGGTGACTGTATGA
- a CDS encoding OmpA family protein, producing the protein MSSPTDQDNTSSPTTGGIIDLMTSLAMIFILLFAAFITQTPSEAQSQLQEHKRNVQAALRDHLERLGLTLDADPHDPLTLLIVVPDNKLNFEFGQSILSHDAVQFLQEAMPFYAAVLCGPLRDKIDSLAIQGHTDDRGDDAYNLKLSQERSLAVMVKGLEAIEAQEPSAYQCFQAMTSASGRGRQDLIYDGHSRVNREKSRRVIFKIRLRSTEQRHVAGGLPTILPLL; encoded by the coding sequence ATGAGTTCCCCGACGGATCAGGACAACACCAGTTCTCCCACGACAGGCGGAATCATTGATCTCATGACCTCACTGGCCATGATCTTCATTCTGCTCTTTGCGGCCTTTATCACCCAAACCCCCTCCGAAGCCCAATCGCAATTACAAGAACACAAAAGGAATGTGCAGGCGGCCCTTCGGGACCACCTGGAGCGATTAGGACTGACCCTGGATGCCGATCCCCACGATCCGCTCACCCTTCTCATCGTCGTCCCCGACAATAAACTCAATTTTGAGTTTGGCCAAAGCATTCTTTCTCATGACGCCGTTCAGTTTTTACAGGAGGCGATGCCGTTCTACGCGGCCGTCTTATGCGGACCCTTGCGCGACAAAATCGATTCCCTCGCAATCCAGGGTCACACGGACGATCGCGGGGACGATGCCTATAATTTAAAATTAAGCCAGGAGCGATCCCTGGCCGTCATGGTGAAGGGACTGGAGGCCATTGAGGCGCAAGAGCCGTCGGCCTATCAATGCTTCCAAGCGATGACGTCAGCTTCCGGCCGTGGCAGACAAGACTTGATCTACGATGGGCATAGCAGAGTGAACCGCGAGAAGAGCCGCCGCGTGATCTTTAAAATCCGCCTCCGTTCAACCGAGCAACGTCACGTGGCGGGAGGGCTGCCCACAATTCTTCCATTGTTGTAA
- a CDS encoding PAS domain S-box protein translates to MEADRTTTPTILVVDDEVDICLALRDLLESEGYKVETVETGSEALRRVSPVHSYSAVILDLGLPDLDGLIVLQRLYGQDPTLPVVILTAHGDQKEKILTLQHHAYAHLIKPYDRQEVIEMVHRAVAAKNLTWKAAQAEEALTSSESKRQLEQQRTQALLSESEQRLTLALKAGNMGIWDWHIPTGQLIWSEEVAGLFGLAHGMLDETFEAYENCIHPDDRPMLKDIIGRTLKNGAPYEVEHRIVWPTGEVRWVACKGQVVKNQDGLPQRMLGIVQDITIRKQAEIHLQDSQRFLTSIVDNLPHMIFVKDAKDLRFIRFNQAGEELIGYSKEAMIGKTDYDFFPKSEADFYTSKDREVLLGKTLIDIPEEVIHTQFQGTRYLHTKKIPILDGQGTPQYLLGISEDITEQKQAELERTERETLLQLIFEMGPGCIKRVAADGTLLHINPAGLELIEATNTDDVLGRSVFDLVVPEHLDAFKQMHHEVIQGKKQTLQFEVQSLKGTRSWIETYAVPFKNPITNEVEHLAVTHDITERKKSEEQAQQLSRQNELILSSAGDGIYGLDLQGRTTFVNPAGAKMLGYAPQELIGSFMHGSVHHSKPDGSPYPSEACPMYAVYSDGVIRQVEDEVLWRKDGTSFPVDYTSTPIWQDGNLTGAVVTFRDISERKQTAEAFKKSREDFLTLVDSLEGIVWECEFPSYRFTFVSQQAERLLGYSIDEWFEEPDFFCNRLHGSDQSRVVEYCREATLRKENHELEYRFFKKNGEMIWLRDLVTVVVEHDQPVKLRGVMFNITQTKQAETVLQESEERFRLLSEAIPQQVWTARPDGSLDYVNRRVLEYFGYPFEEMIGHGWQRFLHPDDLPGCLDCWARARETNQPYEIEFRLLRGADHAFRWHLGRALPVLNPDGQVVKWFGSNTDITQLKQLENQVRQSQKMEAIGTLAGGIAHDFNNILMAIIGYTELAKQSARDNVRAQKNLDEVLVAGQRAKELVQQILTFSRQTEQIQQPLDLQVLVKEVGKFLRATFPATIEIRQQFTEATSIILGDPIQMHQVLMNLCANAEYAMRGSGGLLELKLERMIGEPDGIGAHPDLKGGAYVCLTVRDTGTGMTPDVVQRIFDPFFTTKRVGEGTGMGLAVVHGIVISYGGIIKVESEPGRGTIFRIYFPEMEAANFPEEHSPLHPEVFMGRGHILFVEDEEPLARLGEEAIKGLGYEVMVRTSSIEALEAFRADPFRFDAVVTDQTMPHITGEALARQLLELRPDVPIILCTGFSHSMTSEKAKAMGIRAFLLKPLLIKDLAWTLREVLNS, encoded by the coding sequence ATGGAGGCTGATAGAACCACCACACCCACTATCCTTGTTGTGGATGACGAGGTGGACATTTGTCTGGCTTTGAGGGATCTGCTGGAAAGTGAAGGGTATAAAGTTGAGACAGTGGAGACCGGAAGCGAAGCGTTACGTCGAGTGTCCCCCGTTCATTCCTATAGTGCCGTCATCCTGGATTTAGGTCTGCCTGACCTTGATGGGCTGATTGTCCTTCAACGGCTGTACGGGCAGGATCCCACCCTTCCTGTGGTCATTCTTACGGCGCATGGCGATCAAAAGGAAAAAATCCTCACTCTGCAACATCATGCATATGCCCACCTGATCAAGCCCTATGACCGGCAAGAGGTGATTGAGATGGTGCATCGCGCGGTTGCAGCCAAGAATTTGACCTGGAAGGCCGCGCAGGCGGAAGAGGCGCTCACCTCCAGTGAATCGAAACGTCAGCTCGAACAGCAACGCACGCAAGCCTTGCTTTCCGAAAGTGAGCAACGACTGACGTTGGCCTTGAAGGCAGGAAATATGGGGATTTGGGACTGGCATATTCCAACCGGACAACTTATCTGGTCGGAGGAAGTTGCCGGGCTCTTCGGGTTAGCGCACGGGATGCTTGATGAAACATTTGAGGCTTACGAAAACTGCATTCATCCTGATGATCGCCCGATGCTTAAAGACATCATTGGGAGAACGCTTAAGAACGGGGCGCCTTACGAAGTCGAGCATCGAATCGTGTGGCCCACGGGGGAGGTCCGGTGGGTTGCTTGCAAGGGGCAGGTTGTTAAAAATCAGGATGGTCTCCCCCAACGAATGCTCGGCATTGTTCAAGATATCACCATCCGAAAACAGGCAGAGATCCATTTGCAGGACAGTCAACGATTTTTGACCTCCATTGTGGATAATCTTCCGCATATGATTTTCGTAAAAGATGCCAAAGATCTCCGCTTTATCCGCTTCAATCAGGCCGGAGAAGAGCTCATTGGCTATTCCAAGGAAGCGATGATCGGGAAGACTGATTACGATTTTTTCCCCAAATCGGAAGCAGACTTTTATACCAGTAAAGATCGAGAAGTCTTACTAGGTAAAACCCTGATTGATATCCCCGAGGAAGTGATTCACACCCAATTTCAGGGGACACGGTACCTGCATACCAAAAAAATACCGATCTTAGATGGTCAGGGAACCCCTCAATATCTTTTGGGAATTTCGGAAGATATTACTGAGCAGAAACAGGCGGAATTGGAACGGACAGAACGTGAAACCCTGTTACAACTTATTTTTGAAATGGGGCCGGGTTGCATTAAACGAGTTGCCGCCGACGGAACGCTGCTCCACATCAATCCTGCGGGTTTGGAATTAATCGAAGCGACAAATACCGATGACGTGCTTGGACGTTCCGTCTTTGACCTCGTCGTGCCTGAGCATCTGGATGCCTTTAAGCAGATGCATCATGAGGTGATACAGGGGAAGAAACAGACCCTTCAATTTGAGGTCCAGAGCCTGAAAGGCACCAGAAGTTGGATCGAAACGTATGCGGTGCCATTCAAGAATCCCATCACGAATGAAGTGGAACATTTGGCGGTCACACACGATATTACGGAACGGAAAAAGTCAGAGGAGCAGGCTCAGCAATTATCCCGGCAGAACGAACTGATCCTGTCCTCGGCTGGTGACGGGATCTATGGATTGGATCTACAAGGTCGGACGACTTTTGTGAATCCCGCTGGGGCAAAAATGTTGGGGTATGCGCCCCAGGAGCTCATTGGATCCTTTATGCATGGAAGCGTCCATCATTCTAAGCCCGATGGTTCTCCCTATCCCAGTGAAGCCTGTCCTATGTATGCGGTCTATTCGGACGGCGTTATTCGTCAGGTAGAAGATGAAGTCTTGTGGCGCAAAGACGGCACCAGTTTTCCGGTGGATTATACCAGCACGCCAATTTGGCAGGATGGGAATCTGACAGGAGCGGTCGTCACCTTTCGAGATATTTCCGAGCGAAAGCAAACGGCGGAAGCATTTAAAAAATCGAGAGAGGATTTTTTGACATTAGTCGATTCACTGGAGGGGATAGTATGGGAGTGTGAGTTCCCTTCTTATCGATTTACCTTTGTGAGTCAACAGGCCGAGCGCCTGTTGGGATATTCCATAGATGAATGGTTCGAGGAACCCGATTTTTTTTGCAATCGTCTCCATGGCTCCGATCAGAGCCGGGTAGTGGAATATTGCCGGGAAGCTACCCTCAGGAAAGAAAACCATGAATTAGAATACCGATTTTTCAAGAAGAACGGGGAGATGATCTGGCTGAGAGATTTGGTGACCGTGGTGGTAGAACATGATCAGCCTGTGAAATTGCGCGGAGTGATGTTTAATATTACTCAGACGAAGCAGGCAGAGACCGTACTCCAGGAGAGTGAAGAACGTTTCAGACTCTTAAGTGAAGCCATTCCTCAGCAGGTATGGACGGCACGGCCTGATGGGTCTTTAGATTATGTCAATCGACGGGTTCTCGAGTATTTCGGCTATCCCTTTGAAGAGATGATCGGTCATGGGTGGCAGCGGTTTCTGCATCCGGATGATCTGCCTGGATGTCTGGATTGCTGGGCCCGGGCACGTGAAACCAACCAACCCTACGAAATCGAATTTCGGCTACTGCGGGGGGCAGACCATGCCTTCCGATGGCATCTCGGGCGGGCTCTCCCTGTTTTAAATCCAGATGGGCAGGTGGTGAAATGGTTTGGATCCAACACGGATATCACTCAATTGAAACAGTTGGAAAATCAGGTTCGCCAATCTCAAAAAATGGAGGCCATTGGGACCTTGGCAGGTGGTATTGCCCATGATTTCAATAACATTCTTATGGCGATCATTGGCTATACAGAACTTGCCAAACAGAGTGCCAGGGACAATGTCAGGGCACAAAAGAATCTTGATGAGGTGTTGGTAGCCGGGCAGCGCGCCAAGGAATTGGTTCAACAAATTTTGACATTTAGTCGGCAAACCGAGCAAATACAGCAGCCGCTTGACCTTCAAGTGTTGGTCAAAGAAGTTGGCAAATTCCTTCGTGCCACGTTCCCGGCGACCATCGAGATTCGTCAACAGTTCACTGAGGCGACCTCGATCATATTAGGAGATCCTATCCAAATGCATCAGGTGTTGATGAACCTGTGTGCCAATGCCGAATACGCCATGCGGGGAAGCGGAGGTCTTCTTGAATTGAAGTTGGAGCGTATGATAGGTGAACCTGATGGGATCGGCGCACATCCCGATCTAAAGGGAGGTGCCTATGTATGCCTGACTGTTCGAGATACGGGAACGGGTATGACTCCGGATGTCGTCCAACGCATCTTTGATCCCTTCTTTACCACGAAGAGGGTCGGTGAGGGGACGGGAATGGGTTTGGCCGTGGTCCATGGAATCGTCATCAGTTATGGCGGTATCATTAAGGTGGAGAGTGAACCCGGGCGGGGAACTATTTTTCGCATCTATTTCCCGGAGATGGAGGCCGCGAATTTTCCAGAGGAACATTCTCCATTGCATCCAGAAGTGTTCATGGGCCGAGGGCATATTCTTTTTGTGGAAGATGAGGAGCCTCTTGCCAGGCTTGGGGAGGAGGCAATAAAGGGGTTGGGGTATGAAGTCATGGTGCGCACGAGCAGCATTGAAGCTCTGGAAGCTTTTCGGGCCGATCCATTTCGATTTGATGCGGTGGTAACAGATCAAACGATGCCGCATATCACCGGTGAAGCACTGGCGCGTCAATTGTTAGAACTCAGACCCGACGTGCCTATTATCCTGTGTACGGGGTTTAGTCACAGTATGACCTCGGAAAAGGCCAAAGCCATGGGGATTCGTGCTTTTCTTTTAAAGCCGCTGTTGATCAAGGATCTCGCGTGGACTCTTCGGGAGGTTCTGAATTCATGA
- the rpmG gene encoding 50S ribosomal protein L33 — protein MANTSTRIVIRLRSTMSSHCYSTMKNKRHNPDRLELRKYDPIVRRHVLYRETK, from the coding sequence TTGGCTAACACATCGACCCGAATCGTGATTCGTTTGCGCAGCACCATGAGTTCCCATTGTTATTCGACCATGAAAAACAAACGGCATAATCCGGATCGTCTGGAATTGCGCAAGTACGATCCCATTGTCAGAAGGCATGTCCTGTATCGTGAGACCAAGTAA
- the rpsN gene encoding 30S ribosomal protein S14 → MAKKSCIIKNEKRKEVVKMYAEQRAALKSTIRNPRSPLEVREKAQQALQALPRNASPTRVRNRCLISGRSRGYLRRFGMSRIDFRLLALKGEIPGVQKSSW, encoded by the coding sequence ATGGCGAAAAAAAGTTGCATCATAAAAAATGAAAAGCGAAAAGAGGTTGTGAAGATGTATGCGGAACAGCGAGCGGCATTGAAATCGACGATCAGAAACCCTCGTTCGCCACTAGAGGTGCGGGAGAAGGCGCAACAGGCACTGCAGGCGCTTCCCAGAAATGCGAGTCCCACGCGGGTGCGCAATCGATGCCTGATTTCAGGTCGAAGCCGCGGGTATCTGCGGCGATTCGGGATGTCTCGCATCGACTTTCGCCTGTTGGCGTTAAAGGGCGAAATTCCCGGGGTGCAAAAATCAAGCTGGTAG
- a CDS encoding GTP-binding protein codes for MKTEERAQVPVTVLTGFLGAGKTTLLNRILTTEHGKRVAVIVNEFGEVGIDNQLVVGADEEIFEMNNGCICCTVRGDLIRIISNLLKRKERFDYMVIETTGLADPAPVAQTFFVDDDMKRRLMLDAIVTVVDAKHIWEHLDSSPEAKEQIAFADVILLNKIDLVDAADVQRLEDRVRAINTMAKIYRTRDAQIEVDRLLNVGAFDLGRKLEIDPNFLGEEAHQHDPTVYSVSLTEKGQVDEARVNDWLQEVLAGMGTDIFRMKGILDVQGQAERFVFQGVHMLFDGRPDRPWTASEARGNQMVFIGRNLNRDKLQEGFRACLV; via the coding sequence ATGAAAACAGAGGAGCGCGCGCAGGTGCCCGTTACCGTCTTAACCGGATTTCTGGGCGCGGGGAAAACCACCTTATTAAACAGAATTTTGACCACGGAGCATGGCAAACGGGTCGCAGTGATCGTGAATGAATTCGGCGAGGTTGGGATTGATAATCAATTGGTGGTCGGGGCGGACGAAGAGATTTTTGAAATGAATAACGGATGCATTTGCTGCACGGTCCGCGGGGATTTAATCAGAATCATCTCCAACCTGCTTAAACGGAAAGAGCGGTTCGATTATATGGTCATTGAGACCACGGGGTTGGCTGATCCGGCTCCTGTCGCCCAGACATTTTTTGTCGATGACGATATGAAGCGCCGGCTGATGTTGGATGCCATTGTCACGGTGGTCGATGCGAAACATATCTGGGAACATCTGGATTCCAGTCCGGAAGCGAAGGAGCAAATTGCGTTTGCGGACGTGATTCTTTTGAACAAAATTGACCTGGTGGATGCGGCGGATGTCCAGCGTCTCGAGGATCGTGTTCGGGCAATCAACACCATGGCAAAGATTTACCGGACCCGGGACGCCCAGATTGAAGTGGACAGGCTTTTAAACGTGGGTGCCTTTGATCTTGGACGAAAACTGGAGATTGACCCAAACTTTCTGGGCGAAGAAGCTCACCAGCATGACCCCACGGTCTATTCGGTCTCGTTAACGGAAAAGGGGCAGGTGGATGAAGCGAGAGTGAATGATTGGCTGCAGGAGGTCCTGGCGGGAATGGGCACCGATATTTTCCGGATGAAAGGGATATTGGATGTGCAGGGGCAGGCTGAACGATTCGTCTTCCAAGGCGTGCATATGTTGTTTGATGGTCGTCCGGATCGCCCATGGACAGCCAGTGAAGCCCGAGGGAATCAGATGGTATTTATCGGCAGAAATCTCAATCGTGACAAGTTGCAGGAGGGGTTTCGAGCATGCCTCGTTTAA
- a CDS encoding GTP-binding protein, with product MWAEQHLHHADTIILNKLDQMDSAHTDRVEQQIRAANPTARVLRAVLADVQVPRLLARSTSFRKTVIADGTSKDSAAGYRSGSFRITLPVDPVRLEAWLRRYARSVVRLKGFLLVAGLAECQKVQWSMGSLSITPCVGTAPSQARIVVIGRRVPWQRFLEGLERCLVQPRRKTKQWSRATRRKP from the coding sequence ATGTGGGCGGAGCAACACCTCCATCACGCCGATACCATTATCCTCAATAAGCTGGATCAGATGGATAGCGCGCATACGGATCGGGTTGAGCAGCAGATCAGGGCGGCCAACCCCACGGCCCGTGTGCTGAGAGCGGTACTTGCTGATGTGCAAGTGCCCCGGCTCCTGGCCCGATCGACTTCCTTCAGGAAAACCGTCATTGCCGATGGTACCAGCAAGGATTCGGCCGCCGGGTATCGGAGCGGCAGTTTCAGGATCACGCTCCCGGTCGATCCGGTGCGATTGGAAGCATGGCTGCGGCGCTATGCCCGATCGGTTGTCCGGCTCAAAGGCTTTCTGCTGGTGGCCGGATTGGCTGAGTGCCAGAAAGTGCAATGGAGTATGGGCTCGCTCTCGATCACTCCGTGTGTCGGGACGGCACCCTCGCAAGCCAGGATCGTTGTCATTGGACGTCGTGTCCCGTGGCAACGGTTTTTGGAAGGACTTGAGCGCTGTTTGGTGCAACCAAGGCGAAAGACGAAACAATGGAGTCGAGCGACAAGGAGAAAGCCGTGA